From the genome of Thermaerobacter marianensis DSM 12885:
AGCAGGCAGCGATAAAGGCCCGTGCATTCGTTCGTCGTGCCGCTGGTAGGGCCCGTCGTCACGGGCACGTCGGGCGGTGAGCGGGGTGTGGGGAGGGAGGTGGGGTAGACCATGGACATCCGCGAGCTCGTGCAGGCCATGGATCGACGCGGCAAACACATCCGCGGCACTGGCGTCTGGCGTGAGAATCGAGAGCTACTCGTCATTGCCTGCATGGCGTGCGGACGTGAGTGGTTCTGCTGGTCCCCACCGCCGGCCAATTGGTGGCTGGAGGTGGGCCGGGACTGCGAGCATTGCGGCGACGCCGGCGACATGGATGCGGTTAGCGGGGGTGCGAGGAGGTGAGGGGATGCCGTCCAAGATCGAGCATCATGCCCAGGTCGGCGATCTGGTCCTGGCCAGCCGAACACGGACGGTGTGGTACCAGGACCGGATCGAGAGGACCAGCCGTTGGTATCTGTTCCGCGTTGAGTTGGTCGACCGCAAAGGCCGGGTGCGCGCCCTGCGCGAGCATGACAGCTATCATGCTAACCCAGTAATGACGGTCGACAGCCCGATTTACGTTGTCTCACGAGATCAGTTCGACGTCGACACCGCGATGGCTGCGTATGCGCAGGAGCACCCGGAGGGGTTTGACAGCTTCGAAGAGGCAAGAGAGTTTTTGCGGCGGTTTTTGAAGGCGGCCGATGCAAAGGAGGGATAACATGGCCGATCCAAAGTGGACGCCGGGGCCGTGGGAACTGTGTCGTCTATCAGATAGAGCCCTTGCTGTCAAGAAGGCAGGGGAGACATGGGGCAACTGCGGCATTGCTATCGTGCTCTCTGACAATCGGGAGGCCGATGGGCACTTAATAACCGCCGCGCCGGACATGTACGAGGCGTGCGAGGCAGCCTTGCTAGCGATAGAAACAAACCCGATCGACCGCTTTCTGACGCCAGAAGAGGTTGATGCGGTTGAAAAGTTGCAGGCTGCCCTCCGCAAGGCGCGGGGTGAACAGGAGGAGGGAGATGCATGATTCCGATCGGTACCGAGGTCGAGTGGGTATCGCAGTCGCAGGGCTGGTGGACGGTCAAGCGTGGCATTGTCATCGCCCATCTCGAGCCGGGCCAGCCTGTGGAGACGGTTCTGCCGCCGGGCACCGACCGAAGGCACGTCCGGGGCAATCGGATCTCGAAGCACCGCCGCTACGTCGTAGCGGTCAAGCGACCCAAGGGCAAGGTGACGTATTACTACACTCCCGTCGCCGAGTGGCTGGAGAATGGCGTGGCGAGCAAGGATGGATGAGGCATGGCCTGGGCCGGCCGGCCCGGTGCTGACCCCACCCGTCGGATCCTGGGCCGAAAGCCCACATGCTGCCATCGTAGCGCAGTGACCGTGCACGTCATGCAACGATGGAGGGCATGGACGTGGCCTGGATCGAGAGCCATCAAAGCCTGAAAGACCACCCGAAGACGAGACGTCTTGCGCGGCGCCTGGGTATTAGCGTGCCGGCAGCCATTGGGCATCTGCACTGCCTGTGGTGGTGGGCCCTCGAGTATGCGCAGGACGGGAGCCTCGCCCAGTACGACGCCGATGACATCGCCGACGCCATGATGTGGGACGGCGACAGCCAGCAGCTCGTCCAGGCCCTCGTGCATGCCGGATTCCTCGATGAGACGGGGGATGGCCTCCGCATCCATGATTGGCGGGATTACGCAGGTCGACTGATCGAGCAGCGCGAGCGGGCGGCAGCCCGCAAGCGTGAAATGCGCCAGGCCTACGAGGACGGCGTGATCGACCAGGTCCGCGCTCGAGACGGAAGCATCTGCCGTTACTGCGGCAAGACGGTGAACTGGAAGGACCGGCGAGGGCCTGATGGCGGTACGTATGATCACATCGACCCCAATGGTCCGAGCACGGTCGACAACTTGGTCGTATGCTGCCGCTCATGCCATTCACGAAAGGGGGCACGGACACCCCAAGAGGCGGGTATGCGGTTGCTGCCGCCAGGTAAGCACCAGGTTCGTTCTAGGTCTGTACCAGATCCGAACCAGAACGGAACTGGAACAAACCTGCCTACAGTAACCGTAACCCAAACCGGAGAAGAAAATAACCCCCCTCCCCCCTTACGGGGGGCTTCCCCCCACGGGGGGGACGCCCGGCCCGCAGATCGTGGCGCCACCAACCCGCCGGACGAGCAGAGCGGCCGCGTGCGCCGGATGATCCCCCACGAGGCGATCAAGGACGCCTGGAACGAGATCTGCGGCGCCGCCGGCCTGCCCCGGGTGCAGGTTCTCAGCGCCAAGCGGAGGCAGTACCTGACGGCCCGCTGTACGGAGCTGGCACGCTACTTCGGCGAGCAGGTCTACACGGTGGACTGGTGGCGCGGCGTGTTCCACCGCGTGCGCGGCAGCCCATTCTGCATGGGCGCTGGCGGACGCGGGTGGCGTGCCACGTTCGACTGGTTGATCGAGCGCCGCGAGGCGGTGGTCCGCCTCATCGAGGGTCACTACGACCGGGTGGCTGATGCGCAGACGGCGTTCGAGCGCACGCGCGAGCAGTTCCAGCCCGGCCGGACGGACGAGGACTTCGCAGGCTGGCGAAAGCGCGGGGGTGGATCGACGTGAACGCGGCGGAGTGGTTCGAGCGGACGTACGGTGTGCCCGCCCCTCGGCTCGTCTACGCCCTGCCCACCGAGGTGGCGATGGTCACGCATCTCTACTGCCCGGACTGCCCGGGTCTGGACCACTGCCGGTCACCCGTCCGTGGCATGCAGTGCCACTACTGCCCCGAGGAGTCGCATGAGTATCCCGTTTTTCGCTGGCAGCCGTGTCCGCACGAGCTCATGCGGATCGTGGACGAGCACCTGGGCCGGCGGTTCGCCAGGCGCCAGTTCGCCACGTTCCGTCGGACGCCGGCCAACGAGGAGGCGTACTGGCGGGCCCGGGCATACGTGGAGGCCTACGTACCGGGCGAGACCGGAACCGGGCTCATTTTCGTCGGCCCGCCCGGGACCGGGAAGACCCACCTTGCGGCGGCCACGTTGCGCGAGATCGTGCGGACCCGCGGGGAGAGGGACTTCGCCTGGGTGCACGTGCCGTCGAAGCTGGACCGCCTGGAGGCGTATGCGGAACGGCGCTTGCTGGTCCTCGACGACCTGACGGGAACGACGTGGAGCCCCCAGGCGCAGCGCCAGCTCTATGTGCTCATCAACCGCCGGTACGAGGCCGAGTTGCCGACCATCGTGACGGCCAACATGGGCAAGGAGCGCATGGAGCGCCTGTTCGGTGCCGACCTTGTGGACCGGCTGAACGAGATGTGCGAGCCGTGCATGACAGGCGGAGTGTCGTGGCGATCCGTGGCGTGACCCCGAACTAGCTAGAGCGGGCCCGGGGGCGGCGAGGCGCACACGCCGGCGACGTTGCAGGCGCCTAAAAACGGGAGCATGGCCGAGGATGTGTCGCAGATGCCTCGCGAGTTGACCATGATGGACGAGCACGAAATGCAGGGGTGCGGCGTGATGCCGGTGCGGCGTATGACCCTGCCTATCCCGACGGAGGACGAAGAACAGCGGGTCGTGGTGCAGTGGCTGCAGTTGCACGGCATCCTGTTTGCCCATGTACCCAACGGCGGCTACCGGCGGAGGGTCGAGGCGGCCATCTTTCGGGGCCTCGGGGTCCAGCCCGGGGTGCCGGACCTGCTCATATTCGACCCGCCGCCGGCGGCGCCGGACCGTCGTGGGGTGGCGCTGGAACTAAAGCGCCGCCAGGGCGGTCGGCTCACTGAGCCGCAGCGGCAGTGGCTCGAGGCCCTGCGGGCGCGGGGATGGTATGCGACGGTCTGCCGCGGAGCGGACGAGGCGATCGAGACGCTGGAGCGGCTGGGGTATGGGAGGCGATCAGCGTGATCCGCGTGTGGAGGCCGTGGCAGCCGGTGCGGGTCGGTGACGTATACCAGCCGGTGGCCAGGGTGCTCAAGGTGCGCAAGGGCAGGCCTACGGTGATTGAGATCGACGGCGAGCGGTACGTGTGGATGCCCCGTAGCATGTACATGGGGCCGGGTGCCAAGCATGGCGCATCCGGCGGCGGAGGCAACCGGCCGGCGGAGGGTAACGCAGATGGAATGGCGGGATGAATCTCGCCCATGCGAGCGAGTAGACGGAGACCCAAGCGAGCGGGCGCGGATAAAGGCGCTGGCGCGGGTGGAGGCAGCGCTTCGACAATTGCGATATGGGCGGGTCGTCGTAACGGTCCAGGACGGTCGCCCGATGATCGTGGAGGTCGTTGAACAAGAGAAGATAGCCTGATCGCAACCGGCTGACGGAGCGACCGAGGCCGGCCTGACCCGGGACATCCCGGACGGGCCGGCCTTCGCTTTTAGGGGGTGAGCACGGTTGTGGCCGGATCTCCAGCCCCTGATCGAGGAGTACAGGGACAGCCTGCGCCGGGTGCGGAGGGCGTGGGAGCGGGCGACGGAGCCGGCTGACCGGCAGATCATGTCGAGCATGGCCCGCGACCTCGAGTGGACCATTGAGTACATGCGGACCGGCTGGCCGCCCCAGCCCGACGAGCGGAGCCGGTCATGGCGGAAGGCCCGGGTAGTGCCCGTCGATCCGCTGGTCATGCAGGCGATCGTGTGGCAGCACAACCGCATTGTGGAGCGGGCCGCGATGCACGGTGTGGACCTGACCGTGTTCGATCGCCCCGAGCGCCACCGGACGACGGCCGCCGAGCGCTCGGCCCTCGAGGCCGTGCTGCAAGACCTGACGGCGGAGGAGCGCGACGTCTTCGTGCTGATCGCCGGCAACCGGTACTCCGAGCGCGAGGCGGCCCGGCTGATGGGGCGCAGCCAGACGTGGGTGCGGCTCCGGTACGGTTCCGCCTACCGCAAGGTGATGGAGCGGGCCCGAGGAATCACCGCGGCCCTTATTAGTGAGAGGGACTCTCGGGCAGGGGGTGGTGGCCATGGCCCGCACGCAGCGCGTCCCGGACGAGCATCGTAGGGAGATTGCGGAGGCCTTGGTAGCGGGCGCGTCGGCGGCCGAGCTGGCCCGGCAGTACGGCTACCACCGGGCCACGATCTACCGGATCGCCCGAGAGGCGGGCATCAACATGGTCGACGTTCGCACCCAGCAGGCCACACGGGCCCGCCGCGACTACGACAAGGCCCGTCGGCTCCAGCTCCTGAACCAGGGGTTCGAGGCCGCGGCCGCCATCCTGCCCGAGATCCGCAAGCCGCACCAGCTCAGGGACTGGGCGATCGCTGTTGCGACGCTCGTGGACAAGCGGCGCCTCGAGGACGGCGAGGCCACGGAGCGGACCGAGGTGTCCAGCGTTGGGGCGCGAGAACGCCTTGCCGAAAGGCTCGACGAGCTCGCCCGGCGGCGACTCGCTCGCGAGCAGACTGGCCGCGCTGCCGGCTGACGAGCGGCGCAAGCTCATGGCCGAGCTGTCCGACGAGGAAGCAGAGGCGCTGCTGTACGACTGGCGGTTCTGGGCCCGGCCGAAGCAGCTGCCACCGGAGGGGCCGTGGCGGATATGGCTCATCCTGGCCGGCCGCGGGTTCGGCAAGACGCGGACCGGGGCCGAGTGGGTGCGGGAACAGGTGGAGCGGCACGGTCGGCGCCGCATCGCCATCGTCGGCCGCACCGCGGCGGACGTGCGCGACGTGATGGTGGAGGGCGAGAGCGGCATCCTCTCCATCAGCCCGCCCTGGTTCCGGCCGGTCTATGAGCCGTCGAAGCGGCGCCTCACGTGGCCGAACGGCGCCATCGCCACGCTGTACTCGGCCGACGAGCCCGACCTGCTGCGCGGTCCCCAGCACGACGCCGCCTGGGCGGACGAGCTGGCCGCCTGGCGTCGGCCGGAGGCGTGGGACAACCTGATGTTCGGCCTCCGGCTCGGTCCGGATCCGCGCGTCGTCGTGACCACCACGCCGCGGCCGGTCAAGCTGATCCGGGACCTGCTCAACGATCCCACGTGCGTTGTTACCCGCGGCTCGACCTACGAGAACGCCGCCAACCTGGCGCCGGCGTTCCTGGAGCAGATCATATCCCGCTACGAGGGCACCCGCCTTGGGCGTCAGGAGCTCTACGGTGAGGTGTTGGATGACGTGCCGGGTGCTTTGTGGCAGCGGAAGCGCATCGACGAGCTGCGGGTCCGGGAGGCGCCGGAGCTGGTCCGGGTGGTGGTAGCGATCGACCCGGCCGTGACCAGCGAGGAGGGTTCGGACGAGACCGG
Proteins encoded in this window:
- a CDS encoding HNH endonuclease is translated as MAWIESHQSLKDHPKTRRLARRLGISVPAAIGHLHCLWWWALEYAQDGSLAQYDADDIADAMMWDGDSQQLVQALVHAGFLDETGDGLRIHDWRDYAGRLIEQRERAAARKREMRQAYEDGVIDQVRARDGSICRYCGKTVNWKDRRGPDGGTYDHIDPNGPSTVDNLVVCCRSCHSRKGARTPQEAGMRLLPPGKHQVRSRSVPDPNQNGTGTNLPTVTVTQTGEENNPPPPLRGASPHGGDARPADRGATNPPDEQSGRVRRMIPHEAIKDAWNEICGAAGLPRVQVLSAKRRQYLTARCTELARYFGEQVYTVDWWRGVFHRVRGSPFCMGAGGRGWRATFDWLIERREAVVRLIEGHYDRVADAQTAFERTREQFQPGRTDEDFAGWRKRGGGST
- a CDS encoding ATP-binding protein, which gives rise to MNAAEWFERTYGVPAPRLVYALPTEVAMVTHLYCPDCPGLDHCRSPVRGMQCHYCPEESHEYPVFRWQPCPHELMRIVDEHLGRRFARRQFATFRRTPANEEAYWRARAYVEAYVPGETGTGLIFVGPPGTGKTHLAAATLREIVRTRGERDFAWVHVPSKLDRLEAYAERRLLVLDDLTGTTWSPQAQRQLYVLINRRYEAELPTIVTANMGKERMERLFGADLVDRLNEMCEPCMTGGVSWRSVA
- a CDS encoding VRR-NUC domain-containing protein, which gives rise to MPRELTMMDEHEMQGCGVMPVRRMTLPIPTEDEEQRVVVQWLQLHGILFAHVPNGGYRRRVEAAIFRGLGVQPGVPDLLIFDPPPAAPDRRGVALELKRRQGGRLTEPQRQWLEALRARGWYATVCRGADEAIETLERLGYGRRSA
- a CDS encoding DUF2292 domain-containing protein; this translates as MEWRDESRPCERVDGDPSERARIKALARVEAALRQLRYGRVVVTVQDGRPMIVEVVEQEKIA
- a CDS encoding sigma factor-like helix-turn-helix DNA-binding protein, giving the protein MWPDLQPLIEEYRDSLRRVRRAWERATEPADRQIMSSMARDLEWTIEYMRTGWPPQPDERSRSWRKARVVPVDPLVMQAIVWQHNRIVERAAMHGVDLTVFDRPERHRTTAAERSALEAVLQDLTAEERDVFVLIAGNRYSEREAARLMGRSQTWVRLRYGSAYRKVMERARGITAALISERDSRAGGGGHGPHAARPGRAS
- a CDS encoding helix-turn-helix domain-containing protein, encoding MARTQRVPDEHRREIAEALVAGASAAELARQYGYHRATIYRIAREAGINMVDVRTQQATRARRDYDKARRLQLLNQGFEAAAAILPEIRKPHQLRDWAIAVATLVDKRRLEDGEATERTEVSSVGARERLAERLDELARRRLAREQTGRAAG
- a CDS encoding DNA-packaging protein, translating into MAELSDEEAEALLYDWRFWARPKQLPPEGPWRIWLILAGRGFGKTRTGAEWVREQVERHGRRRIAIVGRTAADVRDVMVEGESGILSISPPWFRPVYEPSKRRLTWPNGAIATLYSADEPDLLRGPQHDAAWADELAAWRRPEAWDNLMFGLRLGPDPRVVVTTTPRPVKLIRDLLNDPTCVVTRGSTYENAANLAPAFLEQIISRYEGTRLGRQELYGEVLDDVPGALWQRKRIDELRVREAPELVRVVVAIDPAVTSEEGSDETGIVVAGRGVDGDAYVLADRSCRMSPDGWARRAVKAYYDFDGDRIVGEVNNGGDLVETVIRTVDPKVPYKAVRASRGKAVRAEPVAALYEQGKVHHVGTFDHLEDQLCQITPDGYQGAGSPDRADALVWALTELMLEDYAEPDIF